The Verrucomicrobiia bacterium DNA window GCCGTAATGTGCGCACATGCGGTCCACCATGCTGGTGGTCGTCAAGGCCTTGACCACACGGCCGGTCTGTTTGCGATGAACCACAAAGTGCCGGAGTAGCAGACAGATGATCTGGTGGGTCGTGAGCGTGCCCCCGTCCCCAAGCATCCCTCCGACGCGATCGGCATCGCCATCGGTCACAAGGCAGAGGTCATGCGGATGCTCCCGGAGCCACGCGGCGGACCGCGCGTAATTTTTCGCGATCGGCTCGGGGTTCACCCCGCCGAACAGCGGGTTGTGGTCCGCGTTGAGCGTCGTGACCGTGCAGGTCGTCCCGGCCAGCAGCTCCTCGAAGCAGCCGGCACCCACGCCGTGCATGGCGTCGTGGGCAAACCGCAGGCCGGAGGCAGCAATCCGGTCAAAATCCACCAGCTTGCGGCAGGCCGCGTAGTGCGGCTGACGGAGATCCCGGACAACAATCTGTTTCCCCTTGATCGCGTGGTCATAGGCGGTCCACTTGACCGGGGAGGCGTCCACCAGTTCCTCAATGCCCTGGCAGACGGCGGTTTCCGCGGAGCCACCGTAGGCGGCCTTCACCTTGAATCCGTTGAACTCGGCCGGGTTGTGGCTTGCGGTGATCATGACCCCGCCAACGGCCTTTTGCATCCGGACCGCGAGGGACACAGCGGGAGTGGGCACCGGATCCGCGGAAAGGATCACAGAGAACCCGTTGCCCGCCATCACCTCGGCGGTGCGCCGCGCAAATCGGTCGGAGAGGAACCGGCGGTCGTACCCGATGACCACCCGGCGCTCGGCGCCGGGTTCCGGATGCTGCTTCCAGCGGTCCGCAGTGGCCTGAGCCACCCGGGACAGGTTTTCGAAGGTGAATTCGTCGGCGATGACGGCACGCCAGCCGTCGGTTCCAAACTTGATCTTTGCGGGCATATAAACTGTCCGGACGCAGATGAAAGCACATCCACGCCCGCTTTGGGAAGGGGCAAGCAGACGCGAGGACGGCGGCGTCCGCCACAGCCGTCCGAGGGGGTGCCCCCGCCCCTCCGGCGTATGGCGTTGCAGAATCCCGCGCTTTTCCCGCTTGTTCCGGTGAATCTTCGCCGGTGATGGTCTGCGCGCGATGCGCGTGTTGCACGCAGCGAGCGAGCTGCATCCATTTTCCAAGACCGGCGGTCTGGCGGACATGGTATCGGCGCTGGCGCACGCGCTGGCCAGTGCAGGACATTCGGTGGATGTCGTGACGCCCCTCTATCGCGGCCTGAAGGCCCGATTCCCCGGGCTGCAACCCGCCGGCTGGCAATTCGACGTGCGATTGGGCGGCTCGCTGGTTTCCGGGAGATTTCTGCGGCTGGACCCCGCGCCCGGACTGCGACTGTGGTTCGTCGAGCAGTCGGACTTCTTTGACCGGCCGGGGCTCTACAACGAGCACGAGGTGGACTACCCGGATAACGCCGCACGTTTCGCTTTTCTCAGCAAGGCGGCCCTCCTGCTCGCACGGCATGTGTCGCCACGGATGGATCTGATCCAGTGCCACGACTGGCAGACGGGCCTCCTGCCGGTCCTGGTGCATCACGCCCGGGTGACCGGTGGATGGCCGGCGGCGCCACGCACCTTGTTTACGATCCACAACCTCGCCTACCAGGGGTCGTTTCCCCCGGAGCAATGGGCGCTGAGCAACCTGCCCGGAAACTGGTTTCACCTCGAAAGCGCCCTCCACCATGGGTTCTGCAACTTCCTGAAGGGGGGGCTCGCACTGGCGGATGCCCTTTCGACCGTGAGCCCCACGTATGCTCGGGAGATCTGCACCCCGGAGTACGGGTGCGGCCTTGACGGCCTGCTGCGCCGTCGGGAGTACGAGCTGACCGGAATCCTCAATGGGGTGGATTACGGTGAATGGACCACGGTGAACAATCCGGCGCTGCCGCACGCCTACGATGCCGACCACATGGAAGGGAAGACCGCCAATAAGCAGGCGCTTCAGGAGGAGCTGGGCCTGGCCGTCCGGCCGGATCTGCCGCTCCTGGCGAATATCACCCGGCTGACCGGACAGAAGGGAGCGGATCTGCAATGGGACGCCATCAATGACCTGCTGGCTTCGGGCGGACGCTTCCAGTTTGCGTTGCTGGGGAGTGGGAATCCAGCGATGGAGGCTGCCTACGGCGATCTGGCCCGCCGATATCCCGGAGTGGTGGCCGCAACCATCGGCTTTGATCCCCAGCTTGCCCATCGCATGGAGGCAGGAGCCGATTTCTACCTCATGCCGTCGCGATTCGAACCGTGCGGCCTGAACCAGCTTTATTCGCTGAGGTACGGAACCATTCCCGTGGTGCGGGCCACCGGCGGGCTTCAGGACTCCGTGGTGGATCCCCGGGACAGCCCGGAGCGCGCCACTGGGATCAAATTCCAGGATCCCACCGCCCCCGCACTGGCCACCGGCATCCGCAAGGCCCTCCGACTCCACCGGGAGGCGGACCTGCTCCTGCATTTCCGCCGGAACGGCATGGAGGCCGACTTTTCCTGGGAGAAGCAGGCCCGCGAGTACGTTGAACTCTATGAGCACGTGATCCATGGGGTGTGATGTCTGCGGGCAGGACGCACTTCAGCGGGGTCGCACGGCCGTTTGACATTCGGCCCCGCCGGCAGGACGATCTCCTCCGTGAAACGACTCCGATTCCTCGCGCTGATCACCCTAGCCGCCATGTCCCCCGCCCTTGCCGCCAGCATTCAGGAGATTCCGGTCAAGGACATTGATGGCAAGGACACGTCGCTCAAGGCCTACGACGGCAAGGTCGTTCTGGTCGTCAATGTCGCCTCCAAATGCGGCCTGACGCCGCAATACACCGCGCTGGAGGCCCTGTACCGGAAGTACAAGGACCAGGGGCTCGTGGTTTTGGGCTTCCCCTGCAACGATTTCGGTGGCCAGGAACCGGGAAGCCCCGCCGAGATCAAGGAATTCTGTTCGACCAAATACGACGTCACGTTTCCGCTGATGGGCAAGCTGCACGTCAAGGGACCGGAACAGCATGCCCTCTACGCACAGCTCACCGGGAAGGACGCCCGATTCCCGGGCGATATCGAATGGAATTTCGGCAAGTTCCTGATTGGTCGGGATGGCGCCGTGCTCGTGCGGTTCAGCCCGCGAACCGCACCGGATGCTCCCGAGGTGACCCAAGCCATCGAGGAGGCTCTGAAGGCAAAGTAGGTGGTCGTCGTCACCCCGGGGATCGGGTTTCCGGCCTTCGACCGTTCACGCAGGGCAACGTTGACACCCCCGGCCAGACTCCCTAGCGTTTTTCGAAACAGCAATTCCTTCGCCGATCATGCTTCGCATCGCTCTTGTTCTTGCACTCCTGGTCGCCATCGGTGGCCTCGCGGTCAGTCAGTTCGTCGCCAAGCCGAAAGTGGATGAACTGAAGGACAACCTGGACACCACGACCCAAACCCTCCAGGAGACCACCGCGGCCCGCAACGCGGCAGAGACGGAGGCGCGCAACCAGAAAGCTTTGGCTGAAAAGGTGTCGCGTGAACTCACCGACACGCGGGACGCCTTGGAAGTCGCCGCCACCGACGCGCAGCAGCAGCGCGGCCGGGCGGAACGGCTCCAGACCGATCTGACGCGCATCACCGTGGAGCGCAATGAGGCCCAACAGGCCCTCGCGGCTTGGAACGTTCTCGGCATCGAGCCCGGCCAGGTCGCCCAGATCCGGGCTGAACTTCGTGCCGTGTCCGAGGAACGCGATACCTACGCCAGCCAGGAGAAAATCTTCCTTCGCAACATCGAGCTGCTTCAAAACCGTCTTTCCCGCTATGAGGGGGATCGCGAAAAACCGGTGGAAATGCCGGGGCTCAAGGGATCGGTCGTCGCCGTGGATCCTGACTGGGATTTCGTCATTTTGGACGTCGGTGAGGAACAGGGCGCCAAAGAGCGTGGCGTCGTCATGGTCCGGCGCGGCGACAAATTGATTGGGAAGGCCCGAATCGTCACCGTCGAGCCCTCCCGTAGCGTGGCGAATCTGCTCCCCGGATGGAAGCAGGGCGACCTCGCGATCGAGGTCGGCGATGCCGTTCTCTACTGAACACACCTCAGATTCTCCAGCCGTCCCGCCCCATGACTTCCCAGCATCTGAAAGTACTCTTTGGTGCCCTGCTCGGTGCACTGATGCTGGGGGTGACCGGCTGCAAAACGACGGATGACGACTACGTCGAGCGTCCTTGGAACGCGCCCAAATCCTGGGAGACAGGGCTGCCTGCCGGCATGATGGAAGGTCGGTGAGGAGGTCGAGGGTGGGCTGAAGGATGGCTGGGACGTCGGCTTGGATTCAAAACCGGTTCACGGGTCCGGAGGGAATCGGACCGGGGGAAAAAATGGTGTTGGACGGTGGGCTCGGGAGCATTTCCCACGAGGTGACCCGGCCGTCTCGAAAGACCAGCCGGGCGCTGATGTAATCCCGAAACGCGTAGTCTGTGGTCGTGAACCGGTCGAGGTAGCGGCGCCCATCGGGCCCCGGCACCTCCACGTAGGTCCAGCTGATGTACTGGTCGGTGGTGCTGCCTGTGTACAGCCAGAGTGTTTCCTCTCCCGAGGCGTCCCCGCGGCGGAGCGCCTGCGCCGGAGCGCCCCAGGCGATATAAACAGCGTCCTCGGGCATGCCGACCTGAACCTGGCCTCGATCCACGAGCGCCCGCTGTTCGCCGGGGAGTGCCGCATAGGCGGCGGGCCGTTCGGCACGCCGCTTCGCAATGTTTCTTGGGTCCGTGGGACTGCTCGCGCAACCCGCCAGACCCACCAGCAAGAACCACACTGCGGAGGACACCTTGCGAGCGCTTCCCGTTCCAAACTCCATGCGACTTCGCCAGTGAACGCGACAAACCGGTTGCTGACAAGGGGCACCACCGTAAGATCGGGGGCCGAATGAATCCGACCTCTTCGCCCGCCGTGGGAAACACGTGGTTCTACTACACGCTGATCACCGTGTTTTCGTGGGGGGTGTACGGGATCCTGCTGCACAAGGGTCAGGTGACGATGAACGACCCGGTGAACGGCCGCTACAAGGCGTTCCTGTTTGTCGGCATCGCCTACTTCCTCACAGCAGTCCTGGCTCCGCTGGTGCTGCTGATCGCCCGTGGTGCCGCATTCAGCGGATACACCACGCCCGGCTGGTCCTGGTCCCTGCTGGCTGGAATCCTCGGAGCCATCGGCGCCTTTGGCACGCTGCTGGCTTTCGGCGCCCGGGGCACCCCGGCCGTGGTGATGTCCATCGTCTTCGCCGGTGCGCCGGTGGTCAACGCGCTGGTCTCCCTATGGTTGTACCGGCATGACATTGACTTCGCCCGCGTGAACCCTGCGTTCTACCTCGGCATCGTGCTCGCCGTGGTGGGCGGTGGCCTGGTGATGAAGTACAAGCCCAATCCGATCCCAATGAAGCCGGCGGCCAGCCAGCCGGCGGTACCCGCCTCCACGACGGTCCGGGCCTGAGCGTTGCGACGCGCCCGCCTGAATCATGCGCATCGAGACGGCGCTCTCCGGTCTCCCGCAGCTTTGGGAGGCGGCGCTCTGCAGCCCGTTTCACCGCGACCGCCTCCTCAATGCCGGCCTCGGAACGCCTCCGACGGAATGGTCCGATTTCCAGACCCGGGTCCCGTTCACGACCAAGGGCGAGCTGGTTGCCGAGCAGACGGCGCATCCGCCCTACGGACGGTTCCTCACCGGGCCGTTGAATCGTTACACGCGCTGCCACCAGACCAGCGGCACGGCCGGCAGCCCTCTGCGATGGCTCGACACCCCGGAATCCTGGGACGCCATGGTCGCCGACTGGAACACGGTGCTCCGATTTGCCGGGGTGGGTCCCGGGGATCGGGCCTTGTTTGCCTTCAGTTTCGGCCCCTTCCTCGGGTTTTGGCTGGCCTTCGAAGCGGCCCAACGCGTCGGAGCGCTTTGTTTTGCCGGAGGCGGCATGAGCAGCGCAGTCCGGTTGCGGCTCCTGCTGGAGAACGGGTGCACGGTCCTCTGCTGCACACCGACCTACGGGCTTCATCTGCCCGCCGTTGCTGCGGCCGAAGGGCTCGACCTCTCGCGTGGACGGATCCGCACGTTGATCGTTGCCGGCGAGCCCGGCGG harbors:
- a CDS encoding phosphoglucomutase/phosphomannomutase family protein; this encodes MPAKIKFGTDGWRAVIADEFTFENLSRVAQATADRWKQHPEPGAERRVVIGYDRRFLSDRFARRTAEVMAGNGFSVILSADPVPTPAVSLAVRMQKAVGGVMITASHNPAEFNGFKVKAAYGGSAETAVCQGIEELVDASPVKWTAYDHAIKGKQIVVRDLRQPHYAACRKLVDFDRIAASGLRFAHDAMHGVGAGCFEELLAGTTCTVTTLNADHNPLFGGVNPEPIAKNYARSAAWLREHPHDLCLVTDGDADRVGGMLGDGGTLTTHQIICLLLRHFVVHRKQTGRVVKALTTTSMVDRMCAHYGLELVETGVGFKYVAAEMIRGGVLLGFEESGGIGFPGHIPERDGILAGLMLLELLAVEQRPLPVLLAELEAQFGPHAYARADTQFPLEKRTSLMEYCKLNTPGKLLKSPVAGLKTFDGVKMVAADGTWLMLRGSGTEPILRIYAEARSPEDADKLLQLGVKFTRQV
- the glgA gene encoding glycogen synthase GlgA, which translates into the protein MRVLHAASELHPFSKTGGLADMVSALAHALASAGHSVDVVTPLYRGLKARFPGLQPAGWQFDVRLGGSLVSGRFLRLDPAPGLRLWFVEQSDFFDRPGLYNEHEVDYPDNAARFAFLSKAALLLARHVSPRMDLIQCHDWQTGLLPVLVHHARVTGGWPAAPRTLFTIHNLAYQGSFPPEQWALSNLPGNWFHLESALHHGFCNFLKGGLALADALSTVSPTYAREICTPEYGCGLDGLLRRREYELTGILNGVDYGEWTTVNNPALPHAYDADHMEGKTANKQALQEELGLAVRPDLPLLANITRLTGQKGADLQWDAINDLLASGGRFQFALLGSGNPAMEAAYGDLARRYPGVVAATIGFDPQLAHRMEAGADFYLMPSRFEPCGLNQLYSLRYGTIPVVRATGGLQDSVVDPRDSPERATGIKFQDPTAPALATGIRKALRLHREADLLLHFRRNGMEADFSWEKQAREYVELYEHVIHGV
- a CDS encoding glutathione peroxidase; translation: MSPALAASIQEIPVKDIDGKDTSLKAYDGKVVLVVNVASKCGLTPQYTALEALYRKYKDQGLVVLGFPCNDFGGQEPGSPAEIKEFCSTKYDVTFPLMGKLHVKGPEQHALYAQLTGKDARFPGDIEWNFGKFLIGRDGAVLVRFSPRTAPDAPEVTQAIEEALKAK
- a CDS encoding EamA family transporter, with protein sequence MNPTSSPAVGNTWFYYTLITVFSWGVYGILLHKGQVTMNDPVNGRYKAFLFVGIAYFLTAVLAPLVLLIARGAAFSGYTTPGWSWSLLAGILGAIGAFGTLLAFGARGTPAVVMSIVFAGAPVVNALVSLWLYRHDIDFARVNPAFYLGIVLAVVGGGLVMKYKPNPIPMKPAASQPAVPASTTVRA
- a CDS encoding AMP-binding protein, giving the protein MRIETALSGLPQLWEAALCSPFHRDRLLNAGLGTPPTEWSDFQTRVPFTTKGELVAEQTAHPPYGRFLTGPLNRYTRCHQTSGTAGSPLRWLDTPESWDAMVADWNTVLRFAGVGPGDRALFAFSFGPFLGFWLAFEAAQRVGALCFAGGGMSSAVRLRLLLENGCTVLCCTPTYGLHLPAVAAAEGLDLSRGRIRTLIVAGEPGGSLPAVRNRLSSAWHGARVFDHHGMTETGPVTHEDPDAPGTLNVFEGSFLVEVIDPAAGTPCRAGDIGELVLTTLRRLGSPLIRYRTGDLVRCDPEPDGRIRRLPGGILSRLDDMVIVRGVNVFPSAVEEIVRSAPEVAEYRVTLDSRSPMVELHLEVEAPASVAEELARRFQNALSLRVPVRSVAPGSLPRFDLKARRWRRVK